The segment CCGATGCGCATGATGCTGCGGTGTCCGGAACCGGTGAACATGCGGCGCAGCAGCTTGCCGCTTTCCGCCACATCCATGCCCCACATGAAATCGACTTTTTTGATTTCCAGATGCCGGGAACCGACGGAAATGCACGACGGGGCAGCGGCCCGGCCGATGATGACCAGGGCGTCCAAATCGGCAAAACGCATGGCATAGGCGGTGCGCCCGCCGGCATGACTCTCGGTGTACTGGTTGTGATAGGGGGATTTGAAGGCGCAGACCGTTTTGCTCATCAGGGGGAAATAGCCGGTTAAGGGACCGATGGCGAAAATAATCGGCTGCTCCACGTCGTTCCAGGGCCTGTCGGCTTTGCCGAATTTGCCGAAAAGAGAGGCGGCCAGACCGCTGCCGCCGATTTCGCTGTCGCGTCCTTCGACAATGACCACCTTGCCGCGGTTTTCCGAAAGGTCGACAACCATAACCCGGAAATGGTTTCTGATCATGACGCTTCCTCCTCTTCGGCTGGGGTGATTTCTTTCATTTCAAGGCAGTCATGGGGACAAAAGGCCGTGCAGCGACCGCAGTGAATACAGACATAGGGTTCGCCGTTGCTGTCGATGAAGACGGCGTCAACCGGACAGGCGGGAGCACATTGCCCGCAATGAATACAGAGCTTTTTTTTGACCACGATACCGCCTCCCTTGCGTTGGGAAAAAGCGCCGGTGGGGCAGGCGGCGGCACAGGGAGCGGGATTGCAGGCAAGACAGTGTTTGGCGATGAACCCGGTTGACAGGCCGCCGGAGGAGTGAATCCGGATTCCCGCCGTTTGCCAGGAAATTTTCTTGTGGACAAGTCTGGCGCAGGCCAGGGAACAGGAATGGCAGCCAATGCACCGTTCCATGCGCGGAGTCGTCAATATTTTCATCTTTCGGCTTCCCGTTATTTTTTTTAGGCGGCAGTCACATGCCGTGATGCATGGGCGGATGATTGCGGTTTGTTTATGCCGAACTTCTTTCAAAAAGATACCATAAATAATCAAAACATCATAGCGGCAGAGCGGCAATAATGGTTTTATTGCAAGAAAGTTATTATTCGCGAGTTTCCCGCCGTGCTGTTCATCCTGTCTTTCTTCTTGATATTGTTGTCAATTCTATTGACTTTTGCAAGCAGGTATTGCAGGCTGTAGGAAAGAGATCCAGACAAGTTTGCCTGCCGTAATTGATATCCACAGGAGGAATCCATGGCACTTCACCCAAGGGCGGGAAAACCCGCCTTGCAGGAAAATTTATGCAATATCCCTCGGCTAGTTGCCGCGTATTATCAATATTGCCCCGATGCCGGTCAAGACGGCCAGCAGGTGAGCTTCGGCACCTCGGGGCATCGCGGCAGCTCCTTGAAAAAAAGTTTCAATGAAAGTCATATTCTGGCCATTGCCCAGGCCATTGCCGGGTATCGCCGGGAGAAAAAGATAAACGGACCGCTTTTTGTCGGCATGGACACCCACGCCCTGTCCGAACCCGCCTTTGCCACGGCCGTTGAGGTCTTTGTCGCCAACGGCATCGAAATCCGCTACCAGCAGGGCAGGGGATACACCCCGACTCCGGTGATTTCCCATGCCATTCTCTGCTGGAACAGGCAGCACCCCGACGCCCCGGCCGACGGGGTGGTGATCACTCCTTCGCATAACCCGCCGGAAGACGGGGGATTCAAATATAATCCTCCCCACGGCGGCCCGGCCGACAGCGACGTGACCAAAATCATTGAAAAAAGGGCCAATGAGTTGCTGGCTGACGGACTGACGGGGGTAAAGCGTCTTGCCGTTGAACAGGCCCTGGCCTCGCCCCTGGCGCAGGCCATCGATTATGTCCAGCCCTACGTCGATGATCTGGCCAATGTCCTTGACATGGAGGCGATCCGGCGCGCCGGCATCAAAATCGGAGTTGATCCGCTGGGCGGTTCCGGCATTGCCTTCTGGCCCGTGATCGCCGCAACCTTCGGGCTCGATATTGAGGTCGTCAATAATCGGGTCGATCCGTCTTTTTCCTTCATGACCCTTGACAAGGACGGCAAGATCCGCATGGACTGTTCTTCTCCCTACGCCATGGCCTCCCTCATTGCCCTGAAGGACCGTTTTGATATCGCGGTGGCCAATGATCCGGATTATGACCGGCACGGCATTGTTACCCGTCATTTCGGCCTGCTCAATCCCAATCACTATCTGGCGGTGGCAATCAACTATCTTTATACCCATCGACCCGGCTGGAAAGCCGACCTGGCGGTGGGCAAGACCCTGGTGTCAAGCTCCATGATCGATCGGGTTGCCGCGGGCATCAAGCGGGTGGTGAAAGAGGTGCCGGTTGGCTTCAAATGGTTTGTGCAGGGACTTTTCGACGGAGAGTATGGTTTCGGCGGCGAGGAAAGCGCCGGTGCCACTTTTCTGCGCAAAGACGGGACGGTGTGGACCACGGACAAGGACGGCATTATCATGGCGTTGCTGGCCGCTGAAATCACCGCGGTGACGGGCAAGGACCCCGGATACCATTATCAGGAACTTGAGCAAAAGCATGGTTCCCCGGTTTATGAGCGACTGGAAGCCCAGGCGTCGGCAAAACAGAAGGAGGTTTTGTCCAATCTTTCTCCGGATGATGTGGAGGCTCTCAGTCTGGCCGGTGAACCGGTTCTCGCCAAACTGACCCGGGCACCGGGCAACGATGCCGCCATCGGCGGGCTCAAGGTGGTGACGGAAAACGGCTGGTTCGCCGCCAGGCCATCCGGCACCGAGGATATCTATAAAATCTACACCGAGAGTTTCAAGGGAAAGGATCATCTGAAGCAGATCCAGCGGGAAGCGCAGGCAATCGTCGCCGCCTCCTTTGCCGGGGCCGGCGCGTAACCCCGGCCTGCGGCGCGCCGTCAGCTCCGGGGCGGGATTATTTCCAGATGGAGTGTCCCGCCGTGAAAGTGCACATGCAGATGTGCATGATGCAGAACCTGAAAGAGCGGACGTCCGAAATAAAACAGTTCTTCCTGCAGACTGAGCCGGAACCGGACAACGGCGCTGTCCCGTATTTCCAGGTCCTGCCGCATCATGCCGCTCAGCTGTTCCTGGATTTCCTGCTGCGGCATGCCCGCCGGAAGTTCATTGAGCAGCGTGCACGCCCTCCATGCCGAACAGACCTCTTCGTGCAGAACAATGATGTCTTTGATGGGACTGTTGTCAGGCAGAATATCAAAACGTTCCAGGCAGTTCTTGCCCGTGATTTTTTCTATTGCCGCCGTATCCCAGCACTCCAGCAGCCGGCATTCCAGCGGCCTGTTTTGGTGAATGACGCAGGCCGAATGTGCTGCGTCATAAAAAATACATTCCCAGCTTCCCTTTTTACCGCCGACCTTGACAAACTCGTGCCCGACGGGTTCCGCCTCATGCCGGCGGGGGTGAAACGCGGGTTCTCCCCGCCTGACAGTCACCAGGTTGTGCAGGGAAATTGTTCCGTTGTCGATCAGGACTTTGTCTTCTTCATGGAGAGCAGGGCCGCCTTTTTTGCAGCAGGTTCCGCATCTCCGGCATTCTCTTTTTTGTTTCATGCAGATAAGAATAGAAATTTATTGCTGGAATTTTCCAACAGGTTGTTTTATTTTGCAATAATTCTGACAGTCATGGTTGCTGCCGTCAGTTGTTCTTTTAGGTTATTCTTAACAGCTTTCAGGGAAGGGGACAAGCTGTCATGCAATATTGTAATAAATCACGCGAAGAATTGGCCGAAGACGTCGTCAAGCTGCGCAGGAGGATAGAGGAGCTTGAATCCGGCGCAAACGGCGGGAATACGCCGAAAAGCCTGGGGCGCTATCTTGATCCGTTTCGTCTCTGGCAGGAAACGTTTAACGTCCTTGATGATCTTTTGTATATCATCGATCGGGAATTCAACATTGTCAGGGCCAACAAGGCAACCAGCAACATCCTGGGTTACGAGGACGAGTTGCTCGGAAAAAAATGTTTTCATCTTTTCCACGGCCAGGACAATCCTGTCTCGCACTGCCCGGCCTGTAAGGTGTTTCATTCGGGAAAACCTTTTCATCTGGAAAGGCAAGAACCACGACTGGGCGGACGATGGTATTCAATTTCCGCCTATCCCATCAAAGACGAGTTCGGTTTTGTCTGGCAATGTCTTGTGGTCTGCCGGGATATCACGGACTGCAAAAAAATGTTGAACAAACTCAGCGAACTTGAGATCAAGGATGACCTGACCGGACTCATCAACCGTCGTCATTTCATTGAGGTGCTCGGCCGGGAATTTCGTTTGGCGGAACGCCGCGGCAGCGGACTGGTGCTGATGATCATCGCCATCGACAAGTTCAAGGAAATCAACTTTTCCTGCGGTCGGAAATTCGGCGATTATCTGCTCAGGGAGGGTTCCGAGATTCTGGTGGAAAAGTTGCGCAATACCGATATCTGCGGCCGCATCGGCGGCGATGAATTCGGCGTGCTGCTGCCGGATGCCGACTGCCGGGAAGGGGAAATTATCGCCAGGGATATTCATTCCCAGATGAGTCAGTTTGTTTTTAAGGACGGCAACTTCAGCCGGCAGATTTCCATCAGCATCGGGCTTGCGGCAAACAGCCATGATGAAAGCAAAAATTATGAGGATTTTTTCTCCCTGGCCGACAAAGCCCTTCATCTGGCAAAGCGGGAAGGCGGCAACCGGGTGTCCCTGCTCCGGCGCACTGATTTGCAGGAGCCGACGGCTTTTCAATCTTAAGTCAGTTTTGTTGTTTCGTTGTATTGATAAAAGAATTTGTTGATGATTTTCTCCATGTTCTCCTGGAAATTCGGCACATCAGGCAATTCCTGATTCTGGTCGATGAACTCCTGGACATCGAAATTAAAGGCGTCGGGCATCAGTGAACGGATGCCGATACTTTCCACCAGGAAATTGGCCAGGCTGACGATCTTGACATGAAGCAACTGTTCTTCCTTGGCGTGTTTCTGGAAATGATGAAAGCCCACCGGCAGGTAAATGTCCTCGGGAAGGCCCCATTTCCGGAGAAGCGCCATGCCGACCTTGGCATGATCTGTGCCGAGCAGGTACATCTCAAGCTCGATTAAGGTGCGGAATTTCCTCCCCAGATTTTTATTGTTGCTGATGGCCAGCTGTAACGGTCTGTTTAAGATTACCTTGCCGATATCATGCAGCAGGGAGGCGGTATAGATACTGCTCGAATCTTCAATATCGGCATATTTGGCGATTACGGAGGAAAGCACCGCGGTGGCATGGCTGTGCTGCCAGAGGGATCCCGGTTCCAGGTTGTAGGCCTGCTGCGGCGATTTCATCAAACCGACCGATGCCCCGGTAATGGCGATCATTTTCACTGTTTCCAGGCCGAGGCGGATGATGATCTCCTTCACCGAGGTAATTTCCCGCATGTGGCCGAAATAGGCCGAGTTGGCAAGCCGCAGCATATTGGCGGTAAGGCTCGGGTCCATTTCGATTTTTTTTGCCATTTCCTGAATATTTCCCTGTTCGTCATGGGCCAGTTGCAGGACATCCAGGGCTATATCGGGCCGGGGTATCAGTTTGTCGATATCGTGAATGTATTTTTTTTCAGCTTCCATATTCTTCATGCCGAAACGCCGTGGTCGGGCGGTTTATTGTTTTCTTTCATGAGGTGTGGAAGGCGCAATCAGCCCTCCTGCAGCCGGACGACGATTCTTCCCGCTGTTTTTCCTCGAAGTATGCTTTCTATTTCTTTGTCTAAAAGCTCCAAGCCGACAACCTTGACGGCTTCGCGCGGCAGATTGAGTTTCCATTCTCCGGCCAGTTTCGACCAGACGTTGCAACGAATGGGAAAAGGGCATGTGGCTGAGTCTATTCCGCTCAAGGTCACCCCACGGAGGATAAAGGGATAAACGGATGTCGGCAGGGCAGGTGAGGCGACATTGCCGCAGCAGGTAACGATTCCTCCATATCGGGTGGACTTGATGGTCGTGGCAAGGATCTCGCCTCCCACGGTATCGATGGATGCCGCCCATTTTTCCCGCAACAGAAGACGATTGGTGGTGTCGGTCGCTTCCTGGCGGGAGAGGATGTGACGTGCGCCGAGTCGCCGCAGCAGATCATGTTCCTCGCTCTTGCCGGTTACCGCTGCAACCTCGTAGCCCAGTTTGGCCAGGATGGCCACCGAGATGCTTCCCACGCCTCCGGTTGCGCCGCTGACCAGGATTTTCCCGTCTTTCGTCTGCACGCCGTGCTCAACGATCTTCAATACCGACTGGGCCGCGGTGAAACCAGCCGTTCCGAAAACCATGGCCTCAAAAAGGCTTAACCCTTCCGGCAACGGGACGATCCATTCAGCCGGCACGCGGATGTACTGACCAAACCCGCCGGGGATCTTGGTGCCGAGGTCAAAACTTGTGACGATGACGTCATCACCCGGTTTTACCCGATCGGACCTGCTCGCAACAACCGTTCCGGCCGCGTCGATACCGGGGGTGTGCGGATAGCGCCTGGTAACACCTTTGTTGCCGGAAGCGGACAGGGCGTCTTTGTAATTAAGCGAAGAGAAATGAACCTTGATCAGCACGTCGTGGTCAGGAAGATCTGAGATTTTTCGCTCTTCGATTCTCCTGGTGAAAACATTATCAGGTTCTTCCCTGGCAACAAGGGCATGAAAAATTTCCCGGGACATGGCTATCGAATTTTTACCTCTTTTCTTAGTAAAACAATACGGTTAAGATGTACTTTCAAAACATCTTACCTGATTCCATACTTTATTGACAAAGATTTATTTTCATTTAGAGTGGCTTTTACTGATAAAATGAGCCTTTCTGCCGGGAAAAGAAGGCGCATGACATGAATCGGCACGCACACGCCCTTGCCAAAACAACGACAACATCACAATAGGGTGAACGGCGTAACGGTCTGTAACGGAATAGTTGGATGTGGAATGGTTCTTTCAAAGGCCCTATGCAGTGAGGTTGACAAAAAATGACTGATTCAGCGCAACGGGCCCTTTGGGGCAGCAAATTGGGTTTTTTGCTCGCCGCTATCGGCTCGGCCATCGGACTCGGCAACATATGGCGTTTCAGTTACATGACGTTTGAGCATGGCGGCGGCGCCTTTCTGATTCCGTACCTCTGCGCCCTGCTGCTGGCCGGTATTCCGCTGATGATCCTGGAATATGCATTAGGTCATCGGGAAAAAGGCTCTTCTCCGCTGGCTTTTACCCGGGTATCTTCCAAATGGGAATGGGCCGGCTGGTGGATGCCGACGGTCGCCCTGTTCGGCATCATGCTCTATTATGCCGTGATAATCGGCTGGTGCATCAATTACTTCTTCTTTTCCTTCAACCTTGCCTGGGGAGCCGATCCGCAGGCTTTTTTCTTCAACTCCTTCCTGCAGCTCTCGGATTCCCCGTTCCATCTCGGCGGCATCAGAATTCCCATCCTTTCCTCAACCTTTGTCGTCTGGTTTCTTTGCTGGATTATCTGTTACCGCGAGGTCAATCACGGTATTGAAAAGGCGTGCACCATTTTCATGCCGATTCTTTTTTTGCTGACATTTATTCTTGTCGGCTGGACCCTCACCCTTGACGGGGCAATCGACGGTATTCGCAATTTCTATCTTTCCGCTGACTGGGATAAAATTAATATTTTTAAAAATTTTGATGATCCGGATGTCTGGTCGGTCTGGACCGCGGCATTCGGCCAGATATTCTTCACCCTGTCGCTCGGCTTCGGCATTATGATCACCTATGCCAGCTATTTGCCGAAAAAAACGGATATTGTCGGCAATGCCGTCTGGACAGCAGTGATTAACTGCACCTATTCTTTTATCGCCGGATTTGCCGTGTTCGGCATTGTCGGGTTCATGGCCCATGTCAAGGGGGTTGGCTTCAGCGAGGTGATCAAGGGGGGGCCGCAGCTTGCCTTTGTTGTCTATCCTGAAGCGATACGCCAGCTTCCTTTCGGCCAGTCGATTTTCGGCGTTATTTTCTTTTTCGTGCTCATCGTTGCCGGCCTTTCATCCGGTATCTCTTTGGTCGAGGCCCTGACCTGCGCCATAACGGATAAATTTTCCTGGACGCGGAAGATCACGGTTAGCGTCATTTGTCTGCTTGGGTTTTTGGGCAGTATTATTTTTACCACCCGGGCCGGGATGCTTATTCTTGACATCACCGACCATTTCATCACCAATTACGGGTTGATCATGGGGGGGATTTTCGAGTGTTATCTGGTCGGCTGGCTGCTGAAAGCACGCACGGCGCGGGAGCATGTCAACCGGGCGGGGGGCGTGCGCCTGCCCCTGTTGTGGGATTTGTGCGTGCGCTATTTCACGCCCTTTGTTCTTATCGTCATTATCGCCCAGGCCTTTATGGGCGAAATGGGCAAGGCCTATGGCGGCTATTCGGCTGATGCGCTGATCCTCTTCGGGGTCGGCTGGCTGCTTCTGACCATTGTTGTTGCCGTCTGTTTCACCTTTTATCCCTGGAAGCCGGAGACATTAAAGAAAAAGCATCATGTCCAGGAAGATCAACTTTTAGTTTGATTATGGGAGCACGCGTGTCAACCGAACCTGTTGCTGTCTGCGAGAAGCTTTTTGCCCTTTACCGTGTCACCTCCGAACGGTTGACCGATTTTCTCAAGGGCGCAAGCCATACCGGGTGTGGCGTCAAGGCCAATGAATTTGATGTCTTCTGCGCCTTCTGGGTGACCACCTGTTATCTGCGCAGCACTTCGTCACCTTCCACCGCCGATATTGAAAATTTCAACCGATCCGTTATCGTCGCCATAATCGACAGGATTGTCGCCGGCCGGGAGGAGGATCTTGATGATGACTCCATCAATTCCCTGGGCGAAACCATAACCGATGTGTTTGTCGAGCGGTTTTCCGGTTACCGGGAATTTTTCCAGGCTGACGCCGGGCAGGGCGGAAGCGAGGTTCTTTCCTCCTTTCCCCGTCTGAGAGAAGGTTTTTTGACCAACATCCTTGACGGACCGGTTTCACAAGATGCGCCGATCCGCGACCTGCTCGGAAATCTTCTGCGGGATCTCTTGACCAAATCCATGCGCTATTTTGCCGCGTGACAGGTCGTGTCAGGTGTTTGAGCCGCATTCGCGACCAACTTACTGAGTTGGCTAACTTCATGAAAATACAAAAAATATGAAAAACATAAAAGTAGGTGTTATCGGCGTCGGTTATCTCGGCAAGTTTCATGCGCAGAAGTATGCGGCCATGGAGAATGTCGAGCTGGTGGGCGTTGCCGATGTTGTCCTGAGCGCCGCCAGGCAGGTGGCTGCTGCTTGCGGTACACGGGCCTTTGCCGATTACCGGCAACTGCTGCCCCTGGTTGACGCGGTCAGCGTTGTCGTTCCCACTCCGATGCATCACCCGGTGGCCACGGAGTGTTTTGCCGCGGGTGTTGATGTCATGCTGGAAAAGCCCATGACCGTCACCCTGGAAGAGGCGGATGACCTCATCAAAAAGGCGGAAAACGGCCGGCGGATCCTTCAGGTCGGCCATCTCGAAAGGTTCAATCCGGCAATTGTCGCCATGCAGGATTATCTGACCTGTCCGCTCTTTATCGAATCCCAGCGGGTCCATTCCTTTAAGCCCCGGGGGGCGGATGTGGATGTCGTTCTTGATCTGATGATTCATGACATCGACATCATTCTCCATGTGGTCCCTTCGCCGCTTCAGTCAATCGATACCATCGGCGCGTCGGTGGTGACCGGGGGAACGGATGTCGCCACCGCGCATCTCATCTTTGAAAACGGCTGCGCCGCCAATGTGACGGTGAGCCGCGTTGCCCATGACAATGTGCGCAGCCTGCGTATTTATCAGCCGGGAAGTTCGCTGACGGTAAACTATGCCACCAAGGAGATAACCGTCATCGAGCGGCAAACCGGTCTGACACCGGAGGGATACCCGCGGGAGGAGATTATCCATTTCTGTTTCACGGAAAAGGACGCGTTGCAGGTCGAACTGGCCGATTTCATTGCTAATGTGCGGGCAAGGCGGATGCCGATGGTTTCCGGCCGGGAAGGGCGGCAGGCTCTGGAGGTGGCACTGCGCATTATCCGCCAGATCCGGGAGCATCATGACCGGTATAAAGAGACTTTATGCGTCGGGTGATGATTGTCAGCGGTGAGGCCTCCGGCGATCTGCACGGCGCTCATCTGGTGGCGGCCTTGAAGGAAATGATCCCGGATCTTTCCGTCTGCGGCATGGGCGGCAGGGAACTGCGCGCACAGGGCGTCGACATCCTCTATGATGCCGCCAAAATGGCTGTCGTCGGGCTCGTTGAAGTCCTGGCCCATCTTGCCGACATCCGGAAGGCCCAGAAAATCCTCGAAGACGAACTGCGCCGTAATCCCCCTGATCTGCTCATCCTCATCGACTATCCCGACTTTAATTTGCTGCTGGCGGCCAAGGCAAAAAAGCTCGGCATCCCGATTTTTTATTATATCAGTCCCCAGGTATGGGCGTGGCGCAGCGGCCGGGTGAAAAAAATCGGTCGACTGGTTGACCGGATGGCGGTCATCCTGCCCTTTGAAAAAGATTTTTATCATAAAAGGGGGGTTGAGGTGGATTATGTCGGCCATCCACTGCTTGATTCGGTGAAAAAAACACTGGGCAGGGAACGCTTCTGCGAACTGCACGGCATTGACCCGCGTCATGTTCTGGTCGGCCTGCTGCCCGGCAGCAGAAAAAAGGAAATACGCGCCATGCTGCCCGTTTTTCTGCAAACGATGGCTGGTATGCAAGCGCTTCATGAAAAAATGACGGTGCTCATTCCCCTGGCTCCGACCCTGACCGCGGCGGATCTCGAGGAATGCGGGCTTGCCCGCAACGTTTCCGGGATCAGGGTTATCAGCGACAACCGCTACGATCTGATGGCCGCCTGTGATCTGGCCTTGGCCACTTCGGGAACGGTAACCCTGGAGCTTGCCGTTCTTGACGTGCCGATGGTTGTTTCCTATAAAATGGCACCCTTGACCTGGTTCATCGGCAACATGCTGGTGGATGTCGATTTCGGTTCTTTGGTGAACCTTATCGCCGGCAAGGAGGTGGTGCGGGAACTGATGCAGCAGGATGCGACGGTTGTGAAGCTTTGTGCGGCACTGGAGGAGATCTGGCCCGGCTCAGCGAAAAGAGAGCAGCTGCTGCGGGAACTTTCCGCGGTGCGGGAAAAACTGGGAAAGGGGGGGGCATCGCGTCGGGCGGCAGAGATTGCCATTGCCGCAGCCCACAAAGTAACACATTGAAAACAGGTTAAAAAAATAAGTGAAGAATGTACGAAAAACTGTTACTAGTACAATGTAAAATTTAAGTTTTCGTATTTTTGCGTGATATTTGTTATAGTCGTCTTCAAAATACAAGGAGGACGACATGGCACCAAGATACAGAGTGACATTAACAAAAGAGGAACGGGAAGATTTGGAGGCTATTTCAACTAAAGGGAAAAGGGCAGCCCGCACCGTACTGTATGCTCGAGCATTACTTCTGCTTGATGCGGGGGAACATGGACCGAAGTGGGTTGTCACTCAGGTCGCAGAAGCTTTAGGGACAACGACGCGGAGTTTAGAACACTTAAAGAAACGATTTGTTGAAGAAGGTCTTTCTGCCGCCCTTGAACGTAAGGAGCGCGAGACCCCTCCGCGAGAAATTCAATTCGGAGGAGAATTTGAAGCACATCTTTTGGCTTTGGCATGTTCGGATGCTCCAGAAGGTAAAAATCGATGGACAGTACGTCTGTTGGCTGAGAAAATGGTCGAGCTGAAGATGGTAACGAGTGTTTCTC is part of the Desulfobulbaceae bacterium DB1 genome and harbors:
- a CDS encoding UDP-N-acetyl-D-glucosamine dehydrogenase; translation: MKNIKVGVIGVGYLGKFHAQKYAAMENVELVGVADVVLSAARQVAAACGTRAFADYRQLLPLVDAVSVVVPTPMHHPVATECFAAGVDVMLEKPMTVTLEEADDLIKKAENGRRILQVGHLERFNPAIVAMQDYLTCPLFIESQRVHSFKPRGADVDVVLDLMIHDIDIILHVVPSPLQSIDTIGASVVTGGTDVATAHLIFENGCAANVTVSRVAHDNVRSLRIYQPGSSLTVNYATKEITVIERQTGLTPEGYPREEIIHFCFTEKDALQVELADFIANVRARRMPMVSGREGRQALEVALRIIRQIREHHDRYKETLCVG
- a CDS encoding (Fe-S)-binding protein translates to MKILTTPRMERCIGCHSCSLACARLVHKKISWQTAGIRIHSSGGLSTGFIAKHCLACNPAPCAAACPTGAFSQRKGGGIVVKKKLCIHCGQCAPACPVDAVFIDSNGEPYVCIHCGRCTAFCPHDCLEMKEITPAEEEEAS
- a CDS encoding oxidoreductase; amino-acid sequence: MSREIFHALVAREEPDNVFTRRIEERKISDLPDHDVLIKVHFSSLNYKDALSASGNKGVTRRYPHTPGIDAAGTVVASRSDRVKPGDDVIVTSFDLGTKIPGGFGQYIRVPAEWIVPLPEGLSLFEAMVFGTAGFTAAQSVLKIVEHGVQTKDGKILVSGATGGVGSISVAILAKLGYEVAAVTGKSEEHDLLRRLGARHILSRQEATDTTNRLLLREKWAASIDTVGGEILATTIKSTRYGGIVTCCGNVASPALPTSVYPFILRGVTLSGIDSATCPFPIRCNVWSKLAGEWKLNLPREAVKVVGLELLDKEIESILRGKTAGRIVVRLQEG
- a CDS encoding lipid-A-disaccharide synthase; this translates as MRRVMIVSGEASGDLHGAHLVAALKEMIPDLSVCGMGGRELRAQGVDILYDAAKMAVVGLVEVLAHLADIRKAQKILEDELRRNPPDLLILIDYPDFNLLLAAKAKKLGIPIFYYISPQVWAWRSGRVKKIGRLVDRMAVILPFEKDFYHKRGVEVDYVGHPLLDSVKKTLGRERFCELHGIDPRHVLVGLLPGSRKKEIRAMLPVFLQTMAGMQALHEKMTVLIPLAPTLTAADLEECGLARNVSGIRVISDNRYDLMAACDLALATSGTVTLELAVLDVPMVVSYKMAPLTWFIGNMLVDVDFGSLVNLIAGKEVVRELMQQDATVVKLCAALEEIWPGSAKREQLLRELSAVREKLGKGGASRRAAEIAIAAAHKVTH
- a CDS encoding sodium-dependent transporter — translated: MTDSAQRALWGSKLGFLLAAIGSAIGLGNIWRFSYMTFEHGGGAFLIPYLCALLLAGIPLMILEYALGHREKGSSPLAFTRVSSKWEWAGWWMPTVALFGIMLYYAVIIGWCINYFFFSFNLAWGADPQAFFFNSFLQLSDSPFHLGGIRIPILSSTFVVWFLCWIICYREVNHGIEKACTIFMPILFLLTFILVGWTLTLDGAIDGIRNFYLSADWDKINIFKNFDDPDVWSVWTAAFGQIFFTLSLGFGIMITYASYLPKKTDIVGNAVWTAVINCTYSFIAGFAVFGIVGFMAHVKGVGFSEVIKGGPQLAFVVYPEAIRQLPFGQSIFGVIFFFVLIVAGLSSGISLVEALTCAITDKFSWTRKITVSVICLLGFLGSIIFTTRAGMLILDITDHFITNYGLIMGGIFECYLVGWLLKARTAREHVNRAGGVRLPLLWDLCVRYFTPFVLIVIIAQAFMGEMGKAYGGYSADALILFGVGWLLLTIVVAVCFTFYPWKPETLKKKHHVQEDQLLV
- a CDS encoding IS630 family transposase is translated as MAPRYRVTLTKEEREDLEAISTKGKRAARTVLYARALLLLDAGEHGPKWVVTQVAEALGTTTRSLEHLKKRFVEEGLSAALERKERETPPREIQFGGEFEAHLLALACSDAPEGKNRWTVRLLAEKMVELKMVTSVSPMTVCNTLKKMNLSLTKANTGRYRRIKTPVL
- a CDS encoding phosphoglucomutase, alpha-D-glucose phosphate-specific (catalyzes the interconversion of alpha-D-glucose 1-phosphate to alpha-D-glucose 6-phosphate), translated to MALHPRAGKPALQENLCNIPRLVAAYYQYCPDAGQDGQQVSFGTSGHRGSSLKKSFNESHILAIAQAIAGYRREKKINGPLFVGMDTHALSEPAFATAVEVFVANGIEIRYQQGRGYTPTPVISHAILCWNRQHPDAPADGVVITPSHNPPEDGGFKYNPPHGGPADSDVTKIIEKRANELLADGLTGVKRLAVEQALASPLAQAIDYVQPYVDDLANVLDMEAIRRAGIKIGVDPLGGSGIAFWPVIAATFGLDIEVVNNRVDPSFSFMTLDKDGKIRMDCSSPYAMASLIALKDRFDIAVANDPDYDRHGIVTRHFGLLNPNHYLAVAINYLYTHRPGWKADLAVGKTLVSSSMIDRVAAGIKRVVKEVPVGFKWFVQGLFDGEYGFGGEESAGATFLRKDGTVWTTDKDGIIMALLAAEITAVTGKDPGYHYQELEQKHGSPVYERLEAQASAKQKEVLSNLSPDDVEALSLAGEPVLAKLTRAPGNDAAIGGLKVVTENGWFAARPSGTEDIYKIYTESFKGKDHLKQIQREAQAIVAASFAGAGA